Proteins encoded by one window of Swingsia samuiensis:
- a CDS encoding D-alanyl-D-alanine carboxypeptidase family protein — MRYSFCKALLLCTMTVAGIGSARAQYAGHVSSFVMDAHTGAVLSQSDADLQRYPASLTKLMTLYLAFRALEAHQITLDQEIPVSIHASMQAPSKLGLVPGTRFTVEQAILALVTKSANDAACALGEFLGGGDEVQFAQLMTQQARSLGMSNTTFRNASGLPDPDQVTTARDLGTLAQHLIADFPQYYHYFDVPSFYFHRRLIPNHDPMLKIYAGADGLKTGYTDLAGHNLVTSAARGNVRLIGVVMGSSSNSRRSMEMAAILDQGFAAEGVAAEPLLHPVVTHSAPLMARASRRRGRFMHQGVMMAAGSPMEVADASVGGRRYGRVIRRVRMLAPGHRKAKHRTKG; from the coding sequence ATGCGTTATTCTTTCTGTAAAGCCTTGCTTTTATGCACGATGACAGTGGCCGGTATTGGCTCTGCGCGCGCCCAGTATGCTGGTCACGTTTCTAGTTTTGTGATGGATGCTCATACCGGGGCTGTTTTATCTCAGTCTGATGCAGATTTGCAGCGGTACCCTGCGTCCCTAACCAAATTAATGACATTGTATTTGGCCTTTCGTGCATTGGAAGCGCACCAGATTACATTAGATCAGGAAATCCCTGTTTCGATTCACGCTTCTATGCAAGCTCCGTCAAAATTGGGGTTGGTACCCGGGACTCGCTTCACGGTTGAGCAGGCGATATTGGCGCTTGTAACTAAATCTGCGAATGATGCGGCTTGTGCTTTGGGTGAATTCTTGGGTGGAGGTGATGAAGTTCAATTCGCCCAGCTCATGACACAACAGGCGCGTTCTTTGGGAATGTCTAATACCACGTTTAGAAACGCTTCAGGTTTGCCAGATCCAGACCAGGTGACAACAGCACGTGATTTGGGAACATTAGCCCAGCATTTGATTGCAGATTTCCCGCAATATTATCACTATTTTGATGTCCCGTCATTTTATTTCCATCGTCGTCTGATTCCCAATCACGATCCAATGCTTAAAATTTATGCAGGAGCAGATGGCCTAAAAACGGGCTATACAGATTTGGCTGGCCATAATCTTGTGACTTCTGCTGCGCGCGGAAATGTAAGGTTAATTGGTGTTGTCATGGGTTCGTCGAGCAACTCTCGTCGCTCTATGGAAATGGCGGCAATTTTGGATCAAGGGTTCGCAGCAGAAGGTGTGGCGGCTGAACCTCTTTTACATCCTGTCGTGACGCATTCCGCTCCATTGATGGCGCGTGCAAGCCGGCGTCGTGGCCGCTTCATGCACCAAGGTGTGATGATGGCAGCTGGATCCCCGATGGAAGTGGCAGATGCATCAGTAGGTGGGCGCCGTTATGGGCGTGTTATACGCCGGGTACGTATGCTGGCTCCGGGGCATCGCAAAGCAAAGCATCGTACCAAAGGATAA
- the clpS gene encoding ATP-dependent Clp protease adapter ClpS, with the protein MGPDMSEPKKPYPPEDEDLEISVVVRPRPKTRKPSMYKVLMLNDDYTPMEFVVHVLERFFSKNREEATTIMLHVHQRGVGVCGVFTYEVAESKVAQAMDLARQNQHPLQCTIEKA; encoded by the coding sequence ATGGGGCCCGATATGAGCGAACCCAAAAAACCATACCCACCCGAAGATGAAGATCTGGAGATCAGCGTCGTCGTACGGCCTCGTCCAAAGACTCGTAAACCGTCTATGTACAAGGTTTTAATGTTAAATGATGACTACACTCCGATGGAATTTGTGGTGCATGTTCTGGAACGCTTCTTTTCAAAAAACCGTGAAGAAGCAACAACGATCATGCTACATGTCCATCAGAGAGGCGTAGGAGTGTGTGGTGTTTTCACGTATGAAGTAGCAGAAAGCAAGGTTGCTCAAGCTATGGATCTGGCTCGTCAGAACCAACACCCTTTACAATGTACGATCGAAAAAGCCTGA
- the clpA gene encoding ATP-dependent Clp protease ATP-binding subunit ClpA, with protein MLSRTLEQTLHRALTFAADRHHEYATLEHLLLALTEDADTLTVFRACGIDLDKLQSDLTEFLDKDLAGLASDRPTEPKPTAAFQRVIQRAAIHVQSTGRDEVTGANVLVALFAERESHAVYFLQLQDMTRLDAVNFISHGIAKAPDRGAARKASTASSSETPDHEEPSKEPPKDGALASYCVNLNERAREGRIDPLIGRQHEIERTIQILCRRTKNNPLYVGDPGVGKTAIAEGLAKRIIDKDVPEVLQESTIFSLDMGSLLAGTRYRGDFEERLKAVVAELEQTPGSILFVDEIHTIIGAGSTSGGSMDASNLLKPALAAGTLHCIGSTTYKEFRQHFEKDRALVRRFQKIDVPEPSVEDAIKILRGLKGSYEKHHKVRYTDEAIRGAVELAAKYVHDRKLPDKAIDVIDEVGAARMLLPESKRRKTVTLKDVEDAISKIARIPPKSVSADDRETLRHLERDLRNMVFGQDKAIEALAAAIKLSRAGLREAEKPIGNYLFSGPTGVGKTEVARQLASSLGIELIRFDMSEYMERHSISRLIGAPPGYVGFDQGGLLTDAIDQHPHAVLLLDEIEKAHPDLYNVLLQVMDHGRLTDHNGKVVDFRNVILIMTTNAGAADLSKEAIGFARSDREGEDEDAIKRAFTPEFRNRLDAIIPFANLTPDIVGRVVEKFILQLEAQLADRHVIIEISSAAKEWLAEKGYDRLYGARPLGRVIQEHIKKPLAEELLFGRLAKGGAVKIGLKNKALDFKIIEGTSPSDNNSTKKKNVATS; from the coding sequence ATGCTGTCCCGTACGCTCGAACAAACGCTTCACCGCGCACTTACTTTTGCGGCGGATCGACACCATGAATATGCCACACTAGAGCACCTGTTGCTTGCTCTGACGGAAGATGCAGATACACTGACTGTTTTCCGCGCCTGTGGCATTGATCTAGATAAATTACAATCTGACCTAACAGAATTTCTTGATAAAGATCTGGCTGGCTTAGCTTCAGACCGTCCGACTGAACCCAAACCCACAGCGGCTTTTCAACGCGTGATCCAACGCGCTGCCATTCATGTCCAAAGTACTGGGCGTGATGAAGTAACGGGCGCTAATGTTCTTGTCGCACTGTTTGCAGAACGTGAAAGCCACGCCGTCTATTTCTTGCAGTTGCAAGATATGACGCGCCTTGATGCCGTCAATTTCATCTCTCACGGCATTGCAAAAGCCCCAGATCGGGGAGCGGCACGCAAAGCGAGCACAGCCTCATCTTCAGAAACACCTGATCATGAGGAGCCTTCCAAAGAGCCTCCCAAAGACGGCGCTCTTGCCAGCTATTGCGTCAATCTGAATGAACGTGCCCGTGAAGGACGCATAGACCCTCTGATTGGACGTCAGCATGAGATCGAACGTACCATTCAGATTCTATGCCGCCGCACCAAAAATAACCCCCTCTATGTAGGGGATCCAGGTGTCGGCAAAACAGCAATAGCTGAAGGATTGGCAAAGCGTATTATCGATAAAGATGTTCCTGAAGTCTTGCAGGAATCAACCATCTTTTCGTTAGATATGGGATCGCTTCTTGCAGGGACCCGCTATCGGGGGGACTTTGAAGAACGCCTCAAAGCCGTTGTCGCTGAGCTCGAACAAACACCCGGATCGATTCTTTTCGTTGATGAGATTCACACAATCATTGGTGCAGGCTCAACTTCAGGAGGGTCGATGGATGCATCTAACCTTCTAAAACCCGCTCTAGCAGCTGGGACCCTCCACTGCATTGGCTCAACAACTTACAAAGAGTTTCGTCAGCACTTTGAAAAAGACCGGGCGCTTGTTCGTCGTTTCCAAAAAATTGACGTACCAGAACCTTCCGTTGAAGATGCCATCAAAATTCTACGTGGGTTAAAAGGAAGTTACGAAAAACATCATAAAGTTCGGTATACAGACGAAGCCATCCGTGGCGCCGTCGAATTAGCCGCCAAATATGTGCATGATCGTAAACTTCCCGATAAAGCCATCGACGTTATTGATGAGGTTGGTGCAGCCCGTATGCTCCTCCCAGAAAGCAAACGCCGTAAAACAGTGACGTTAAAAGATGTGGAAGATGCAATTTCCAAGATTGCGCGTATCCCTCCCAAAAGCGTTTCTGCAGATGACCGTGAAACATTGCGCCATCTTGAAAGAGATTTACGCAATATGGTCTTTGGTCAGGATAAGGCGATTGAAGCACTTGCGGCAGCCATTAAACTTTCTCGTGCAGGCCTAAGAGAAGCTGAAAAGCCAATTGGCAATTATCTGTTTTCCGGCCCAACTGGCGTTGGAAAAACAGAGGTGGCCCGCCAATTAGCTTCTTCTTTAGGGATTGAGCTTATCCGCTTTGATATGTCCGAATATATGGAGCGCCACTCCATATCTCGTTTAATTGGTGCTCCACCAGGGTATGTCGGGTTCGATCAGGGTGGTCTTTTAACTGATGCCATTGACCAGCATCCACATGCGGTTTTGCTGTTAGATGAAATCGAAAAAGCTCATCCAGACCTTTATAACGTTTTACTCCAAGTCATGGATCATGGGCGTTTAACGGATCATAATGGAAAAGTTGTCGATTTCCGCAATGTTATCCTCATTATGACAACCAATGCAGGCGCTGCTGACCTTTCAAAAGAGGCCATTGGCTTTGCACGTTCCGACCGAGAGGGAGAAGATGAGGATGCAATTAAACGCGCCTTTACTCCTGAATTCCGAAACCGCCTTGATGCGATCATACCATTTGCTAACCTGACGCCAGACATCGTTGGTCGTGTTGTTGAAAAATTCATTCTTCAACTCGAAGCACAACTTGCTGACCGTCATGTTATCATTGAGATCTCATCAGCTGCGAAGGAATGGCTGGCTGAAAAAGGATATGATCGTCTTTATGGCGCACGTCCACTAGGCCGTGTGATCCAAGAACACATCAAAAAGCCTCTGGCTGAAGAACTGCTCTTTGGTCGCTTAGCCAAAGGTGGCGCTGTTAAAATCGGCTTAAAAAACAAGGCGCTGGATTTCAAAATCATTGAAGGAACCAGCCCCTCTGATAATAACAGCACCAAGAAAAAGAATGTTGCGACAAGCTAG
- a CDS encoding DUF3465 domain-containing protein — translation MRFLTRSFFAFALLSAPLSGAMAQSSASMPASCDNSKFLSDQQSFEQNGPTKIDLPEHICGKVIAVAPRAKRTRSGWHGYFYVDVGQGVSIRIVSDLDEMNAPRWPWVNKGDNAEIEGRYYYDNLRSQGIDWTHHGSSRKWQWPGYVVVNGTHYE, via the coding sequence ATGCGATTTTTAACTCGTTCTTTTTTTGCATTTGCATTGTTAAGTGCACCCTTATCCGGTGCTATGGCTCAATCGAGCGCATCAATGCCTGCAAGTTGTGACAATTCAAAATTTCTGTCTGATCAACAAAGTTTTGAGCAAAATGGTCCAACTAAAATTGACCTACCAGAGCATATTTGTGGAAAAGTGATAGCCGTTGCGCCTCGTGCAAAGAGAACACGGAGTGGTTGGCATGGCTATTTTTATGTTGATGTTGGCCAAGGGGTATCGATTCGAATTGTTTCTGACCTAGATGAAATGAATGCTCCTCGGTGGCCTTGGGTTAATAAAGGCGATAATGCTGAGATTGAAGGGCGCTATTATTACGACAACTTGCGTAGCCAAGGCATTGATTGGACGCATCATGGCAGCAGCCGCAAATGGCAATGGCCGGGTTATGTTGTCGTGAATGGAACACATTACGAGTAA
- a CDS encoding tautomerase family protein has translation MPLLHFHVYEGRSEQEIKTLLDAAHEAMLEAFQVPPGDRYQIVSEHKPSHMIVEDTGLGIPRTKNVVLLQVFSRPRGEEANQLFYRLLVERLEQKCGISPSDVMISVVENGDAHWSFGLGRAQFLTGELPLPKKS, from the coding sequence ATGCCATTATTACATTTTCATGTATATGAAGGGCGTTCTGAGCAAGAGATTAAAACTCTATTAGACGCTGCGCATGAAGCAATGCTGGAGGCTTTTCAGGTTCCTCCGGGGGATCGGTATCAGATTGTTTCGGAGCATAAACCGTCCCACATGATTGTTGAGGACACAGGATTAGGGATTCCTCGGACAAAAAATGTTGTTCTGCTTCAGGTGTTTAGTCGCCCGAGAGGGGAGGAAGCCAATCAGCTTTTTTATCGCCTATTGGTAGAGCGGCTTGAGCAGAAATGTGGAATTTCGCCATCAGACGTTATGATATCTGTTGTCGAGAATGGTGATGCACATTGGTCTTTTGGTTTGGGGCGCGCTCAGTTTCTCACCGGTGAGCTGCCTTTGCCTAAAAAGAGTTAA
- a CDS encoding aspartate aminotransferase family protein has product MSQIKNEFDYVATIKKGTYWFPFTANRLVKANPEPRMIVSAKGAYYQTINGEALFDTLSGLWCTPLGHGHFKIAEALKKQAETLDYATTFQMINPETVRLSARIAQKAPDGLEHVFFTNSGSEAVDTALKLALGYHRLKGEGQRFRMIGRERGYHGVGFGGMSVGGIVPNRKMFASGMIPGVDHIQHTYNREKTAFTAGQPEWGIEQAQDLERLIGLHDASTIAAVIVEPVQGSTGVIVPPIGYLQKLREICTRHGILLIFDEVITGFGRLGENFAAQRFDVKPDMITFAKAITNGVIPMGGVLISDEIYNTFMSGPESAIEFAHGYTYSGHPMATAVAHVVLDIMEQENLVERVKALEPVLQEAVHDLRDLPGVLDIRNIGLSAAIDLLPVEGKPGAKGMAVFNEGLENGLLLRCVGDTIAFGPPFISTPAQIQEMMMKIRHILQKLG; this is encoded by the coding sequence ATGTCGCAGATAAAAAATGAATTTGACTATGTCGCGACCATCAAAAAAGGAACGTATTGGTTCCCGTTCACGGCAAATAGGCTTGTAAAAGCAAATCCTGAGCCTCGCATGATTGTTTCGGCAAAAGGTGCTTATTACCAAACAATAAACGGTGAGGCTCTGTTTGATACGCTTTCCGGGTTGTGGTGCACCCCTTTAGGACATGGTCACTTCAAGATTGCTGAAGCCCTAAAAAAACAAGCCGAAACATTGGATTATGCAACGACGTTTCAGATGATTAATCCTGAAACTGTACGTTTATCCGCTCGGATTGCTCAAAAAGCTCCCGATGGCTTAGAGCATGTTTTCTTTACAAATTCTGGTTCTGAAGCCGTTGATACAGCTCTTAAACTAGCCTTAGGTTATCATAGGTTAAAAGGAGAGGGACAACGCTTTCGTATGATTGGCCGTGAGCGTGGCTATCATGGAGTTGGATTCGGAGGCATGTCGGTTGGAGGGATTGTTCCCAACCGTAAAATGTTTGCATCTGGGATGATTCCGGGTGTGGATCATATTCAGCATACGTATAATCGTGAAAAAACGGCTTTCACAGCAGGACAGCCCGAGTGGGGCATTGAGCAAGCTCAGGATTTAGAACGTCTTATCGGGCTACATGATGCTTCAACAATTGCAGCAGTGATTGTTGAGCCGGTTCAGGGTTCAACAGGTGTAATTGTTCCCCCGATTGGGTATTTACAAAAACTTCGAGAGATCTGTACTCGGCACGGAATTTTATTGATTTTTGATGAGGTGATTACGGGCTTTGGGCGTTTGGGGGAAAATTTTGCAGCCCAACGCTTCGATGTAAAGCCTGATATGATTACGTTTGCCAAGGCGATTACAAATGGGGTGATCCCGATGGGTGGCGTTCTCATTAGTGATGAAATTTATAATACATTTATGTCCGGTCCAGAGAGCGCTATCGAGTTTGCTCATGGTTACACATACTCCGGTCATCCGATGGCGACGGCGGTAGCGCATGTTGTGTTGGATATTATGGAACAAGAAAATCTTGTTGAGCGCGTGAAAGCGTTAGAGCCTGTTTTGCAAGAAGCCGTCCATGATTTACGAGATCTGCCGGGCGTTCTTGATATCCGTAATATCGGTTTGAGTGCTGCGATTGACCTTTTGCCTGTTGAGGGAAAGCCTGGAGCAAAGGGTATGGCCGTCTTTAATGAAGGGTTGGAAAATGGCCTGCTGCTCCGATGTGTAGGAGATACGATTGCTTTTGGCCCTCCCTTTATTTCAACTCCTGCGCAGATACAGGAAATGATGATGAAGATTCGTCATATTTTGCAGAAACTTGGTTGA